One genomic window of Polyangium aurulentum includes the following:
- a CDS encoding serine/threonine-protein kinase, producing the protein MKEPSFARVKIGQELAGKYRVERVIGVGGMGIVVAARHVELDEVRAIKLLHPAELGNSQALARFAREARAAVRLRSEHAARVFDAGRLESGVPYMVLEYLEGTDLNRLCKKVGRLPITEAVLYLVQACDAVAEAHALGIIHRDLKPANLFLTHRMDGSPCIKVLDFGISKRVDGRAPSGMTRTTDIMGSPLYMSPEQMRSTKDVDARTDVWALGAILYKLLAGDAPFQAKSVADVYSGILERDPPPLSLHRDDVPEPIVRIIERCLRKDRDERVSSVLELAAALAPYAPEEEAPRSVRNLSRTGPISVPASLLTPVPMSVPSHAYATPLPAPAPISCRTPLAMSRSSLVADETPTVVPGRKAAAPPPAQDQPPPSGVERTAAAWGQTHPTTPVPWTLGPRVIAGIAICTAGLGIAVGVALGRRDAARDERAEIERATAARVVITTVAAPAVTPAPMLATDPPQPIAPPAAKPKTNPEPAPSALPHAPRPERRGPSSAVVADPFGRNRR; encoded by the coding sequence GTCAAGATAGGGCAGGAGCTCGCCGGCAAATATCGGGTCGAGCGGGTGATCGGAGTGGGCGGCATGGGGATCGTCGTCGCCGCCCGGCACGTCGAGCTCGACGAAGTGCGCGCGATCAAGCTCCTGCACCCAGCCGAGCTCGGCAACAGCCAGGCGCTCGCGCGCTTCGCCCGGGAGGCGCGCGCCGCCGTGAGGCTGCGCAGCGAGCACGCCGCGCGCGTGTTCGACGCCGGACGGCTCGAGTCCGGCGTGCCCTACATGGTGCTCGAATACCTGGAAGGCACCGACCTCAACAGGCTTTGCAAGAAGGTCGGACGCCTGCCCATCACGGAGGCGGTCCTCTACCTCGTGCAGGCCTGCGACGCCGTCGCCGAGGCGCACGCCCTCGGCATCATTCACCGCGATCTCAAGCCCGCGAACCTGTTCTTGACGCACAGGATGGACGGCTCGCCGTGCATCAAGGTGCTCGATTTCGGTATTTCCAAGCGCGTGGATGGCCGCGCGCCCTCGGGGATGACCCGGACGACCGACATCATGGGCTCGCCGCTCTACATGTCGCCCGAGCAGATGCGATCGACCAAGGACGTCGACGCGCGCACGGACGTCTGGGCGCTCGGGGCGATTCTCTACAAGCTGCTCGCGGGGGACGCGCCTTTCCAGGCCAAGAGCGTGGCGGACGTGTATTCGGGCATTCTGGAGCGCGATCCGCCGCCGCTGTCATTGCATCGCGACGACGTCCCGGAGCCCATCGTGCGGATCATCGAGCGCTGCCTGCGCAAGGACCGCGACGAGCGCGTGAGCAGCGTGCTCGAGCTGGCGGCCGCGCTCGCGCCCTACGCGCCCGAAGAGGAGGCGCCCCGATCGGTGCGCAACCTGAGCCGCACCGGGCCCATCTCCGTGCCGGCCTCGCTGCTCACGCCCGTGCCCATGTCGGTGCCGAGCCACGCCTATGCGACGCCCCTGCCTGCGCCTGCGCCCATTTCGTGCAGAACGCCGCTGGCCATGTCGAGGTCGAGCCTCGTCGCGGACGAGACGCCGACGGTCGTGCCCGGCCGCAAGGCCGCAGCGCCGCCGCCCGCGCAGGATCAGCCGCCTCCGAGCGGGGTCGAGCGGACCGCGGCGGCGTGGGGCCAGACGCACCCGACGACCCCGGTGCCCTGGACGCTCGGGCCGCGGGTCATCGCGGGGATCGCGATCTGCACGGCGGGGCTCGGGATCGCGGTCGGCGTGGCGCTCGGGCGGCGCGACGCAGCGCGGGACGAGCGCGCCGAGATCGAGCGCGCGACGGCCGCGCGCGTTGTGATCACGACCGTCGCCGCGCCCGCGGTGACGCCGGCCCCGATGCTCGCGACCGATCCGCCCCAGCCCATCGCCCCGCCCGCCGCGAAGCCGAAGACTAACCCCGAGCCCGCACCCTCGGCGCTGCCCCACGCGCCCCGCCCGGAGCGCCGCGGCCCCTCGAGCGCCGTGGTCGCAGATCCGTTCGGTCGAAATCGCAGGTGA
- a CDS encoding tetratricopeptide repeat protein, producing MDRWRWALLACAAAASVLGAASPAGAEGRPARVFDERKLLEAMRAEKAEALFRRALELVDEGKHGRACPMLEESQRIDPAMGTAFRLAECYQRAGRLAEAWTLFRHVADTAQRGGSLHRAFVARSRAGQLGPRIAVAMIVVPPEVAGTPALDVSWDERGLGRDRWGMSMAVDVGEHVITATAPGKRPFRQVVRVTGPGTLVEVSVPPLEDAPPRRQIVLRPEPTKPAYSGRRWLALGSGLVGVTGIVVAGVSSLGGGLATQGTAGGSPAGSMDASTSGAVAVAGASFGVAGLAAAGFLWLTDPRPATSKGTAIRVAPSMGPSGPGGFVGVWF from the coding sequence ATGGATCGGTGGAGATGGGCTCTGCTCGCCTGCGCGGCCGCGGCGTCGGTCCTCGGGGCGGCGTCTCCGGCGGGCGCGGAGGGGCGGCCGGCGCGGGTCTTCGACGAGCGCAAGCTGCTCGAGGCCATGCGCGCGGAGAAGGCCGAGGCGCTGTTCCGGCGCGCGCTCGAGCTGGTGGACGAGGGCAAGCACGGGCGCGCCTGTCCGATGCTGGAGGAGAGCCAGCGGATCGATCCGGCCATGGGCACCGCGTTTCGCCTCGCCGAGTGCTATCAGCGCGCGGGCCGGCTGGCCGAGGCGTGGACGCTCTTCCGGCACGTCGCCGACACGGCGCAGCGGGGAGGGAGCCTGCATCGCGCGTTCGTCGCCCGCTCGCGCGCGGGGCAGCTCGGGCCGCGGATCGCGGTGGCCATGATCGTGGTGCCGCCCGAGGTCGCGGGCACGCCCGCGCTCGACGTGTCCTGGGACGAGCGCGGCCTCGGCCGGGATCGGTGGGGCATGAGCATGGCCGTCGACGTGGGCGAGCACGTGATCACGGCGACCGCGCCGGGCAAGCGGCCCTTCCGGCAGGTGGTGCGCGTGACGGGGCCGGGGACGCTCGTCGAGGTCTCGGTGCCGCCGCTCGAGGACGCCCCGCCGCGCCGCCAGATCGTCCTGCGCCCCGAGCCCACGAAGCCCGCGTATTCGGGCCGTCGCTGGCTCGCGCTCGGGTCCGGGCTCGTGGGCGTGACGGGCATCGTCGTGGCGGGCGTATCGAGCCTCGGCGGGGGCCTCGCGACCCAGGGCACGGCGGGCGGCTCGCCTGCCGGCAGCATGGACGCGTCGACCTCGGGCGCCGTGGCCGTGGCGGGCGCGAGCTTCGGGGTGGCGGGGCTCGCGGCCGCGGGCTTTCTCTGGCTCACCGACCCCAGGCCGGCGACGTCGAAGGGCACGGCGATCCGCGTGGCGCCGTCGATGGGTCCGTCGGGCCCCGGGGGTTTTGTGGGGGTTTGGTTCTGA
- a CDS encoding DUF418 domain-containing protein, with protein sequence MPANDARPVDASERLVLIDVIRGFALWGVCISNAYVWFAGRIFMPRERSRETTARFVDAVADFVYGFLVSAKFITIFSFLFGLGFAVQLMRAEKRGSSIVPLYARRLAVMLLFGVVHILALWYGDILHVYALLGFVLLLFRNASERKLLFWGIALSILAMPLGALAQTLLPRLWNSPEEIKASMEAAKVHADALSAAAFADLSGDSYAAVLRQNPTLYYFFFVQRPGSFIWQVDIFGKFLLGFYAGRVGLFQDVEKHRATFRRMLGWGLFAGVIGNGALFVLRHLLRSGRLSPESAIAAWVQPVAGPMGILGLSAFYVASIALLFQRERLRRALSVLAPLGRMALTNYLMQSVFGVLIFYGVGFGLIGKVRPIMGIVIPASVVLLELVWSRFWLARFRFGPVEWLWRSLTYGKAQPMLRARGGAGEGAEPLPASKAP encoded by the coding sequence ATGCCTGCGAACGATGCGCGTCCGGTGGACGCCAGCGAGCGTCTCGTCCTCATTGACGTCATCCGGGGCTTTGCGCTCTGGGGCGTCTGCATCTCGAACGCCTACGTCTGGTTCGCGGGCCGGATCTTCATGCCGAGGGAGCGCTCGCGCGAGACGACGGCGCGGTTCGTCGACGCTGTCGCCGACTTCGTGTACGGCTTCCTCGTATCGGCGAAGTTCATCACGATCTTCTCCTTCCTCTTCGGGCTGGGGTTTGCCGTGCAGCTCATGCGCGCCGAGAAGCGCGGAAGCTCGATCGTGCCGCTCTACGCGCGCAGGCTGGCCGTGATGCTCCTCTTTGGCGTCGTGCATATCCTGGCGCTCTGGTACGGCGACATCCTGCACGTTTACGCGCTCCTGGGCTTCGTATTGCTCCTGTTCCGCAATGCCTCGGAGCGGAAGTTGCTCTTCTGGGGGATCGCGCTGTCGATCCTGGCCATGCCGCTGGGCGCGCTCGCGCAGACGCTCCTGCCGCGGCTATGGAACTCGCCCGAGGAGATCAAGGCGTCCATGGAGGCGGCGAAGGTGCACGCCGACGCGCTGTCCGCGGCAGCGTTCGCCGATCTCAGCGGCGATTCTTACGCCGCGGTCCTGCGGCAGAACCCAACGCTCTACTATTTCTTCTTCGTTCAGCGACCCGGCTCGTTCATCTGGCAGGTGGACATCTTCGGCAAGTTCCTGCTCGGCTTCTACGCCGGCCGCGTCGGGCTCTTTCAGGACGTGGAGAAGCATCGCGCCACATTCCGGCGCATGCTCGGGTGGGGGCTCTTCGCGGGCGTGATCGGCAATGGGGCCCTGTTCGTGCTCCGTCACCTCCTCCGGAGCGGGCGGCTGTCGCCGGAGAGCGCGATCGCGGCGTGGGTGCAGCCTGTGGCCGGGCCGATGGGGATCCTCGGGCTCTCCGCGTTCTATGTGGCGAGCATCGCGTTGCTCTTTCAGCGCGAGCGCCTCCGCCGCGCGCTCTCCGTGCTCGCGCCGCTCGGCCGGATGGCCTTGACGAACTATCTCATGCAGTCGGTCTTCGGCGTGCTCATCTTCTATGGCGTGGGCTTCGGGCTCATCGGGAAAGTGCGGCCGATCATGGGCATTGTGATCCCGGCGAGCGTGGTCCTGCTCGAGCTGGTCTGGAGCCGTTTCTGGCTGGCGCGTTTCCGCTTCGGGCCGGTGGAGTGGCTCTGGCGCTCGCTGACCTACGGAAAGGCGCAGCCGATGCTCCGGGCGCGGGGCGGGGCGGGGGAGGGGGCGGAGCCCTTGCCGGCGTCGAAGGCGCCGTGA
- a CDS encoding Uma2 family endonuclease, giving the protein MSGCMGNAAWRLDEDEADDPTFYPTSDDMGEDALQRDITELLRPLLVRYLAEQGIQAYVGADQYIYWVKGDPRATVAPDVYVMPGLPQDIQPTCWKVWQAGVVPSFALEVMAHTDRGKDLVESPRRHDELGTQELVVFDPYVPERLRRTRRVRFRVHRRDERGKLVLVEETHGDRVRSEVLGCHLRAVGKRAQLRLRLATGLEGETLLPTDAEAREEAEGRARVERTRAEAAEAELARMRAEIERLRRGDR; this is encoded by the coding sequence ATGTCGGGGTGTATGGGCAACGCGGCGTGGCGTCTGGACGAGGATGAAGCGGACGATCCGACTTTCTACCCCACCAGCGACGACATGGGTGAAGACGCGCTCCAGCGCGACATCACGGAACTGCTGCGCCCCCTGCTGGTCCGCTACCTCGCGGAGCAGGGCATCCAGGCGTATGTCGGCGCCGATCAGTACATCTATTGGGTGAAGGGCGACCCGCGCGCCACGGTCGCCCCGGACGTGTACGTGATGCCGGGTTTGCCGCAGGACATCCAGCCGACCTGCTGGAAGGTTTGGCAGGCCGGGGTCGTGCCGAGCTTCGCCCTCGAGGTGATGGCTCACACGGACCGCGGCAAGGATCTCGTGGAGTCGCCGCGCCGTCACGACGAGCTCGGGACCCAGGAGCTCGTGGTCTTCGACCCGTACGTGCCCGAGCGTCTGCGCCGCACGCGCCGGGTGCGCTTCCGGGTCCATCGCCGCGACGAGCGGGGCAAGCTCGTGCTGGTGGAGGAGACCCATGGCGACCGGGTGCGCTCCGAGGTGCTCGGCTGCCATTTGCGCGCGGTGGGCAAGCGGGCGCAGCTTCGATTGCGGCTCGCGACGGGGCTCGAGGGGGAGACGCTCCTGCCCACGGACGCGGAGGCGCGAGAGGAGGCCGAGGGTCGAGCCCGCGTCGAGCGCACGCGTGCCGAGGCCGCCGAGGCCGAGCTTGCGCGGATGCGCGCCGAGATCGAGCGGCTGCGGCGCGGAGATCGCTAG
- a CDS encoding MBL fold metallo-hydrolase, whose protein sequence is MRRMLLAAALLLAGVAGCTRIAAGNLVQAFHAPRKLPHRIEKPFRPEARIAVLWIGHATALIQIDDKLILTDPVFTETVGEVSRRLVEPGLDPANLPPVDAVLVSHMHFDHLSVKSLEMIEDRVRHLYVPRGGLVYVPGALGFPASELAWWEAREAGGLRVTAVPVRHTGFRYGADISWMTEAFTAYVIEYHGLKVYFGGDTAYAKDEFQETGRRFPGIDLALMPIAPIEPRSYMEPKHVDPIEAVQAMTDLGAARMMPIHYDTFVNSNDRPGDALRMLRSVMRERGLGEDRVVIVGFGEQRVVVKREGGGG, encoded by the coding sequence ATGCGGCGGATGCTCCTCGCGGCCGCGCTCCTCCTCGCCGGGGTGGCGGGCTGCACGCGGATCGCGGCGGGCAACCTCGTGCAGGCGTTTCATGCCCCGCGCAAGCTCCCGCACCGCATCGAGAAGCCGTTCCGGCCGGAGGCGCGGATCGCGGTGCTCTGGATTGGCCACGCGACCGCGCTCATCCAGATCGACGACAAGCTGATCTTGACCGACCCGGTCTTCACCGAGACGGTGGGTGAGGTGTCGCGGCGGCTCGTGGAGCCGGGGCTCGATCCGGCGAATTTGCCGCCCGTGGACGCGGTGCTCGTCTCGCACATGCATTTCGATCACCTCTCGGTCAAATCGCTCGAGATGATCGAGGACCGGGTGCGTCACCTCTACGTGCCGCGCGGCGGGCTCGTGTACGTGCCGGGGGCGCTCGGTTTTCCCGCGAGCGAGCTTGCATGGTGGGAGGCGCGCGAGGCGGGCGGCCTGCGGGTGACGGCGGTGCCCGTGCGGCACACGGGCTTCCGCTACGGGGCCGATATCTCCTGGATGACCGAGGCGTTCACCGCGTACGTCATCGAATACCACGGGCTCAAGGTCTACTTTGGCGGGGACACGGCCTACGCGAAGGACGAATTCCAGGAGACCGGGAGGCGCTTTCCGGGGATCGATCTCGCGCTCATGCCCATCGCGCCGATCGAGCCGCGGTCGTACATGGAGCCCAAGCACGTGGATCCGATCGAAGCGGTGCAGGCTATGACGGACCTCGGCGCGGCGCGGATGATGCCGATCCATTACGACACGTTCGTCAATTCGAACGACCGGCCGGGCGACGCGCTGCGGATGCTGCGAAGCGTGATGCGCGAGCGGGGGCTGGGCGAGGATCGGGTGGTGATCGTCGGGTTCGGCGAGCAGCGGGTCGTCGTGAAGCGGGAGGGCGGGGGCGGCTAG
- a CDS encoding SH3 domain-containing protein, whose translation MNLRPISLTIAATTLALGALGALPACVTDSPNDLDSQELVGANEDTDTVEAGVTGSLAVGTTLKSTTDVNLRSGPGTNYGVLHVVPTGSQVTVVASAPNNGFYKVKHNGTTGWSSGKYYNTVSSGAVSSARQGALDRGKSMKGFSYWWGHGRWKPEGATASTKGSCSGSCPNCSHGGSYGADCSGFVAKAWRVPSSNDDITKDSHPYGTIHFDQDSSLWSTVSRGNVKPADALVYNSGGAGHIVLYSSGDGWGSMYAYECKGCSAGCVYGLRTASSAYHAIRRAGW comes from the coding sequence ATGAACCTTCGCCCCATCTCACTGACGATTGCCGCGACGACCCTGGCCCTGGGCGCGCTGGGCGCGCTGCCCGCGTGCGTGACGGATAGCCCGAACGACCTCGACTCGCAGGAGCTGGTGGGCGCGAACGAGGACACCGACACGGTGGAGGCGGGCGTGACGGGCTCGCTGGCCGTCGGCACGACGCTGAAGTCGACGACGGACGTCAACCTGCGCTCGGGCCCCGGGACGAACTACGGGGTGCTGCACGTGGTGCCGACGGGCTCGCAGGTGACGGTCGTCGCCAGCGCGCCGAACAACGGGTTTTACAAGGTCAAGCACAACGGCACGACGGGCTGGAGCTCGGGCAAGTACTACAACACGGTGTCGAGCGGCGCCGTGAGCTCGGCGCGGCAGGGCGCGCTCGATCGCGGCAAGTCGATGAAGGGCTTCTCGTACTGGTGGGGCCATGGCCGCTGGAAGCCGGAAGGCGCGACGGCGTCGACGAAGGGGAGCTGCTCGGGGAGCTGCCCGAACTGCTCGCACGGCGGCTCGTACGGCGCGGACTGCTCCGGGTTCGTGGCGAAGGCGTGGCGGGTCCCCAGCTCGAACGACGACATCACGAAGGACTCGCACCCCTACGGGACGATCCATTTCGATCAGGACTCGAGCCTGTGGTCGACCGTGTCGCGCGGCAACGTGAAGCCCGCCGACGCGCTCGTGTACAACTCGGGCGGCGCGGGCCATATCGTGCTGTACTCGTCGGGCGACGGCTGGGGCTCGATGTACGCGTACGAGTGCAAGGGCTGCTCCGCGGGCTGCGTGTACGGCCTCCGGACGGCGTCGTCGGCGTACCACGCGATCCGTCGCGCGGGCTGGTGA
- a CDS encoding PAS domain-containing protein: MTDTRETVESLRAALEAAEARAELAEARADALEALIARVPAMLLELGIVPGASGLSPVSVGGAGMEAILGYAAEDFTDVTEFWREHVHPDDFAMIMEAAEKLFATGEAATPPHRVRHKDGSEVWLEGHNLLLRREDGTPERVHTILFDVTERRRSEREARELLQKERFLRHRLDGFMANVPGIVWENYFVHGQDVSQANFVSDRIESISGYTAEEWRAPNFWLEIIHPDDRDQAMAASHAIIERGQGAASYRWVTKDGRTLWMRSWMMVIRDEEGVIVGLRGVTMDVTDLTMAEMERAETRMREARLEAREESLLALSTPLVPIDDDLLAMPLVGTIDGKRAERVIETLLDGVSRSGARAVILDVTGVPAVEQGNAEAILRAARAVSLLGAEVVLTGIRPEVARTLVALDADLGTIVTRGTLKAGIAYAMGRRRGRG, encoded by the coding sequence ATGACCGATACGCGAGAGACTGTCGAATCACTGCGGGCTGCGCTCGAGGCGGCCGAGGCGCGCGCGGAGCTGGCCGAGGCGCGCGCGGACGCGCTGGAGGCGCTCATCGCGCGCGTGCCGGCCATGCTGCTGGAGCTCGGGATCGTGCCAGGGGCGTCCGGATTGTCGCCGGTGTCCGTCGGCGGCGCGGGAATGGAGGCGATCCTCGGCTATGCGGCCGAGGATTTCACGGACGTGACCGAGTTCTGGAGAGAGCACGTTCACCCGGACGATTTCGCGATGATCATGGAGGCTGCCGAGAAGCTCTTCGCGACGGGCGAGGCGGCCACCCCTCCGCACCGCGTGCGGCACAAGGATGGCTCGGAGGTGTGGCTCGAGGGCCATAACCTGCTCTTGCGGCGCGAGGACGGGACGCCCGAGCGGGTGCACACCATTCTCTTCGACGTCACCGAGCGCCGCCGCTCCGAGCGCGAGGCCCGCGAGCTATTGCAAAAGGAGCGCTTCCTGCGCCATCGCCTCGACGGATTCATGGCCAACGTCCCCGGGATTGTCTGGGAAAACTACTTCGTCCACGGGCAGGACGTCTCGCAGGCCAATTTCGTGAGCGATCGAATCGAGTCGATCTCCGGATATACGGCCGAGGAATGGCGCGCCCCCAATTTCTGGCTCGAGATCATCCACCCGGACGATCGCGATCAGGCCATGGCCGCCTCGCATGCCATCATCGAGCGGGGCCAGGGCGCGGCGTCGTACCGCTGGGTCACCAAGGATGGCCGGACGCTCTGGATGAGGAGCTGGATGATGGTGATCCGCGACGAAGAAGGCGTGATCGTCGGGCTGCGCGGGGTGACGATGGACGTGACCGACCTCACGATGGCCGAGATGGAGCGCGCCGAGACGCGCATGCGCGAGGCGCGCCTCGAGGCGCGCGAGGAGAGCCTGCTCGCCCTGTCGACGCCGCTCGTGCCCATCGACGACGATCTCCTGGCCATGCCGCTCGTCGGCACCATCGACGGCAAGCGCGCCGAACGGGTGATCGAGACTTTGCTCGACGGCGTCTCGCGCTCGGGGGCGCGGGCCGTCATCCTCGACGTCACGGGCGTGCCCGCCGTCGAGCAGGGCAACGCAGAGGCCATCTTGCGCGCCGCGCGGGCCGTCTCGCTGCTCGGCGCGGAGGTGGTGCTCACGGGCATCCGCCCGGAGGTGGCGCGCACGCTGGTCGCGCTCGACGCGGATCTCGGCACCATCGTGACGCGCGGGACGCTCAAGGCGGGGATCGCTTACGCCATGGGAAGGCGGCGCGGGCGCGGCTGA
- a CDS encoding carotenoid oxygenase family protein, with the protein MFVRPDNHSSISASNPSISPSHPEPAPAPVPAQRIPASLMRAAASEIDNLRLDVLESVLPEGLPRDLGGHLFFVGPAGSVDHPGLPSPGGVPVFNGNGTVYRVDFNGQGEARATSRIARTACFFADEAAARDPRFGAERFHDLGLMRASLRLGLRNQVNTALVPMLSEGRAPRLLVTYDAGRPHEIDTESLRVVTPVGRGGEWRPALPIKFPFPWVLSTAHPVHDARTGELWTVNYAPSLLGAALRPFGPKWTTTDDAAGLSTRGRIAARAAKAIDRHAPAFAGFTYLLRWNGDGEIERFRVVLEDGTPVEIRQSIHQMAVTREHVVFVDTAFKVGLESLFDDPVPEKPWVGRAMRRLLTRPQVPFSAIYLVKKSDLARGERPLRGEAEVRAKAKRILVPLELVHFLVDDDDTQGLLTLHAAHNPGADVAEWVHSRDVQAGAGQPSRALLRGMSALGQTDVNRLGRYTIDTRSGQLVESRVIAHEEHTIGIGLYAHREALASGLPPQRIESIYWQGWGVWSELATEFVDALYADHPYRQMPLERMREIRAEGGRPASLLRLDTRTMTIADRYEVTSKPVGDFLGSPYFVPRRGGSGGSTDGYLLCAAATLRGSELWVFDAARLSRGPLCKLHHPSLSFGWALHGTWLPSIGRRVASYEVPVREDLGPTIARSSPAIRALFEESVFPQMEAQAAGPRPTVEA; encoded by the coding sequence ATGTTCGTTCGCCCTGACAACCACTCGTCCATCTCCGCGTCGAATCCTTCCATTTCGCCCTCGCACCCGGAGCCCGCGCCCGCGCCCGTGCCCGCGCAGCGCATCCCGGCGTCGCTCATGCGGGCCGCTGCGAGCGAGATCGACAATCTGCGCCTCGACGTGCTCGAATCGGTGCTCCCCGAAGGACTGCCGCGCGATCTCGGCGGGCACCTCTTCTTCGTGGGCCCCGCAGGCTCCGTCGATCACCCCGGCCTGCCCTCGCCCGGCGGCGTGCCCGTCTTCAATGGCAATGGCACGGTCTACCGCGTCGATTTCAATGGCCAGGGCGAGGCCCGCGCCACCTCGCGGATCGCCAGGACCGCCTGCTTCTTCGCCGACGAGGCCGCCGCGCGCGACCCGCGGTTCGGCGCCGAGCGCTTCCACGACCTCGGCCTCATGCGCGCATCGCTGCGGCTCGGGCTGCGCAACCAGGTCAACACCGCCCTCGTGCCGATGCTCTCCGAAGGCCGCGCCCCGCGCCTGCTCGTCACCTACGACGCAGGCCGGCCCCATGAAATCGACACCGAGTCGCTGCGCGTCGTGACGCCCGTGGGCCGTGGCGGCGAGTGGCGCCCCGCGCTGCCGATCAAATTCCCATTCCCGTGGGTCCTCTCCACGGCGCACCCCGTGCACGACGCCCGCACCGGCGAGCTGTGGACCGTCAATTACGCGCCCAGCCTGCTCGGCGCCGCCCTGCGCCCCTTCGGCCCGAAATGGACCACCACCGACGACGCCGCCGGCCTCTCCACGCGCGGCCGCATCGCCGCGCGCGCGGCCAAGGCCATCGACCGCCACGCCCCCGCCTTCGCAGGCTTCACCTACCTGCTCCGCTGGAACGGCGACGGCGAGATCGAGCGCTTCCGCGTCGTCCTCGAGGACGGCACCCCCGTCGAGATCCGCCAATCCATCCACCAGATGGCCGTCACCCGCGAGCACGTGGTCTTCGTCGACACGGCCTTCAAGGTCGGCCTCGAGAGCCTCTTCGACGATCCCGTCCCGGAAAAACCCTGGGTCGGCCGCGCCATGCGCCGCCTCCTGACGCGCCCGCAGGTGCCCTTCAGCGCGATCTACCTCGTGAAGAAGAGCGACCTCGCGCGCGGCGAGCGCCCCCTGCGCGGCGAGGCCGAGGTGCGCGCGAAGGCCAAGCGCATCCTCGTGCCGCTCGAGCTGGTGCATTTCCTCGTCGACGACGACGACACCCAGGGCCTGCTGACCCTGCACGCCGCCCACAACCCCGGCGCCGACGTGGCCGAATGGGTGCACTCCCGCGACGTGCAAGCCGGCGCCGGGCAGCCGTCCCGAGCCCTCTTGCGCGGCATGTCCGCGCTCGGACAAACCGACGTGAACCGCCTCGGCCGCTACACCATCGACACCCGCTCGGGCCAGCTCGTCGAATCCCGCGTGATTGCGCACGAGGAGCACACGATAGGGATCGGCCTGTACGCCCACCGCGAGGCCCTCGCCTCGGGCCTTCCGCCCCAGCGAATCGAGTCGATCTACTGGCAAGGCTGGGGCGTCTGGAGCGAGCTCGCCACGGAGTTCGTCGACGCGCTTTACGCCGACCACCCCTACCGGCAGATGCCGCTCGAACGCATGCGCGAGATCCGCGCCGAGGGCGGCCGCCCGGCGAGCCTGCTCCGCCTCGACACGCGCACCATGACCATTGCCGACCGTTACGAGGTCACCAGCAAGCCCGTGGGCGATTTCCTGGGCTCGCCCTATTTCGTGCCGCGCCGAGGCGGCTCGGGAGGGTCCACCGACGGCTATCTGCTGTGCGCGGCCGCGACCCTCCGCGGCAGCGAGCTATGGGTCTTCGACGCTGCGCGATTGTCGCGCGGGCCGCTGTGCAAGCTCCACCACCCGAGCCTGTCCTTTGGCTGGGCCCTGCACGGCACCTGGCTGCCGAGCATCGGCCGCCGCGTCGCGAGCTACGAGGTGCCCGTGCGCGAGGACCTCGGCCCCACCATCGCGCGCAGCTCCCCCGCCATCCGCGCCCTCTTCGAGGAGTCCGTCTTCCCGCAAATGGAAGCGCAAGCCGCCGGCCCTCGTCCCACCGTCGAGGCGTAA
- a CDS encoding NAD-dependent epimerase/dehydratase family protein: MGRFFVVGGAGFIGSHMVDRLVARGPVTVYDNLSVGKRAFIEAPLARGAARLVEGDVLDLDRLVEAMAGHDVVVHLSANPEARWGLERTRLDLEQGTIATYNVLEAMRRTGAKRLVFSSSGTVYGDTSEERREADLGNLPISLYGASKLAGEALISAFVECFGLSATIFRFGNVVGPRGTHGAALDFLKKLRDRKTELEVLGDGRQSKPYLHVSDCADGMLFGLDHAPEGLGIYNLAPPDQTSVARIAEMCVRASPYPDATIRFTGGDRGWPGDVPRSRMSPEKLAGLGFRVRHTSDEAVRMAIEALALEVFPKE, translated from the coding sequence ATGGGTCGGTTTTTCGTGGTCGGCGGCGCGGGGTTCATCGGCAGCCACATGGTCGACAGGCTCGTCGCGCGCGGGCCGGTGACCGTTTACGACAACCTCTCCGTGGGCAAACGCGCGTTCATCGAGGCGCCCCTCGCGCGCGGGGCGGCGCGGCTCGTCGAGGGGGACGTGCTCGATCTCGACAGGCTCGTCGAGGCGATGGCGGGGCATGACGTGGTCGTGCACCTCTCGGCCAACCCCGAGGCGCGCTGGGGGCTCGAGCGGACGCGGCTCGACCTCGAGCAGGGCACCATTGCCACGTACAACGTGCTCGAGGCGATGCGGCGGACGGGGGCGAAGCGGCTCGTCTTCTCGTCGTCGGGCACGGTCTACGGCGACACGAGCGAGGAGCGGCGCGAGGCGGATCTCGGCAACCTGCCCATCTCGCTCTACGGCGCCAGCAAGCTCGCGGGCGAGGCGCTGATCAGCGCGTTCGTCGAGTGCTTCGGCCTCTCGGCCACGATCTTCCGGTTCGGCAACGTGGTGGGTCCGCGGGGCACGCACGGGGCGGCGCTGGATTTCTTGAAGAAGCTGCGCGACAGGAAGACCGAGCTCGAGGTGCTCGGGGACGGCCGGCAATCGAAGCCGTACCTGCACGTGAGCGACTGCGCGGACGGCATGCTCTTCGGGCTCGATCATGCGCCGGAGGGGCTCGGCATCTACAACCTCGCGCCGCCGGACCAGACCTCGGTCGCGCGTATCGCCGAGATGTGCGTGCGCGCGTCGCCCTACCCCGACGCGACCATCCGGTTCACGGGCGGCGACCGCGGCTGGCCGGGGGACGTGCCGCGCTCGCGCATGAGCCCGGAAAAGCTCGCCGGGCTCGGCTTCCGGGTGCGGCACACGAGCGACGAGGCGGTCCGGATGGCGATCGAAGCGCTCGCGCTGGAGGTTTTTCCAAAAGAATAG